The Halichoerus grypus chromosome 3, mHalGry1.hap1.1, whole genome shotgun sequence genome segment ATAAATGAACTAAAATGGATTTGCTGTTTTTGAAGGGGCTTAAATCTTTAATTTGGATACTACTTTTAAACATTCAAATTAAACAAagtggttttttgtgtgtgtgtgtgtgttttctttttctatgttctcAGGTATAATAAGTATTTTCAGCAACCTAATAGTTCTGGGCATCTTCATTAAGTACAAGGAACTTCGGACACCCACAAATGCAATTATCATTAACCTGGCTGTTACTGATATAGGGGTCAGTAGCATTGGATATCCCATGTCTGCAGCTTCAGATCTGTATGGAAGCTGGAAATTTGGATACGCAGGATGCCAGGTATTGGAGATCTTtggaatgaaagcaaaataaaatattaaagagatgtaaatttaaatgtctaaaaaaagaaatcccaaggGATTCAAATAAGATCATGTAGGATAATAGATAAAGTGCTGAAAATAGTTTCAGAAGTGACTGGGAAATGTATTacttaataaaagagaaatgacattggtagtattcattatattttcaaaatttccctaacccaaaggaaaaaaccaaaaaattagcATTCAACTagagaagaaagaagtaaaaatttgcATATTCAAAACTTGCATATtgcaaattcaaaaagaaatatcctgttttcattggAAACAATAAACTTTAATGATAATATCATAATATCTAAGTAATGTAGTTAAGCtaccagatttttttcccccatggacAGTCCTCCAATGGACTTGCAATTAAGTATATCCATCATTATTTTTACTGACaaggaaatatattaatattaattcatATTAGGATAGTAGGCAGATACGACTTTTGGCCTGAGGTTTTAAAACAGTTTACTATTTTAAGCTAtaaaattatagagaataaaatgagagtaatagaATAATGAATACTCATGTATGTCCCACCTGGTTTTGTCAAATCTTAATGTTTTGCAATATGTGCCTCaggttgttttgctttttaaagataaaaaaaacttgaggggcacctgcgtgggtcagtcagttaagggacctactcttggtttccgctcaggtcatgatctcagggttgtgagattgagccctgtgttggctccgtgtgctcagtgtggagttggcttgagagtcctccccctcctgctcgctTGTGCATgtgctgtctcaaataaataaataaaatcttaaaaaagaattaagatctaaaacttgaaaaatactgttgaaGGCCATTGTATACTATCCCAATCTTACTCCCTTCTCTACCATGAATGTTTTTCTATCTTAATACATATTTACCTGCACATAAActaaactgtatattttaaactctgtataaataatatattgtttacATGATGCAATCTTATTATATGATACTATGTTTTTGAAGTTTATCCATGTTGATGGATGTAGCTATAAGTCACTCATTTTAACTGCTACATGATACTCCATTTTGTGAACATACcccaatgtatttatttttctgttattaagCATTTATTCCCATTTGTTTTTGGTCACAAAAAAAGGCTTCAATAAGCATTCTTATGTCTCCTACAATATGTAAGAGTTTCTTTAAACATATTGCTTAGGAGAAGGATGGTTGGGTTGTAGAGAATATTCATCTTCAATTCCATCAGATGtggccaaattgctttccaaaatggGTATGCCAATTATGAGAACATCTATTATTCCACATTCTCTCCAATGCTTGGGATTatcagacttttaatttttttttatcattttgatggGTGTAAAATGGTATCTTAATGATTTACACTTCTTTGAATACGTATTGTGGTTTACATCTTATAAACATTCAGGTTTCCTCCTGTGTGAATAGCCCATTTTCCTGTTTGTCTTTTCCTCTTGTTGAATTCTCTATCTTATGAACACTAGTATTTTGTTTGTTATATGCACTGCACCTAATTTATGGTTTGTTTTGCACTCTTTATAGAGTATGTTGTATAGAAGTTTTACTTtaagtcttaaaatttttaaaaagtttattttaaagaccTAAAACACTTTCCACACATGCCTTTAATAAGCCAGTTACAACATGACAATGGAAAATgtattctaaaattattaaaacaaaaaaacattcaATGTCCTTAAGATGTATTCTAGCCatggaataaaaattttaagtgtctcTTGGGAGGGTGTGTAGAATGgtgttttctttccaattttgatttttagatttatgCTGGACTGAATATCTTTTTTGGAATGGCAAGTATTGGATTACTCACTGTTGTGGCCATGGATCGATACCTGACCATCTGTAGTCCGGACACAGGTATAGCACTTCTCTCAGCTTTCTCAATGAATCTGTTTCTTGCCTAAGTACCACTCAACACACAtgcactttaaaatataaatgtaatgattggggcgcccgggtggctcagtcgggtaagcgtctgcctttggctcagatcacgatcccagggtcctgggatcaagtcccgcatccgcctccctgctcagcagagagtctgcatctccctctgcccctccccctgctcatgctctttctctctctctctctcagaaataaataaataaaatcttttaaaaaaaataaataaaacataaatgtaatgAGTTGCATTAAGACTGTATGGTCAGTCTCATTTCTCTGACAATCCTTGTTCAAAAGTTTCAGTGATTTCCTATGatattagaataaaatccaaatttcacAGCACAACCTCCAAGGCTCCATGTGGTCAGGCCCTTGGCTATCTTTCCAGCTTTGGCTGGGGCCCCCTCACTTTGGGGTACTGGCCTAGGCCTTTCCCACTTCGGGATCTTTGTAAATGCTGTTTCTGTAGGCCTGGAGAGTGCTTCTCCCTGCTTGTCCTCTGGCTGATCCTTTTTATCATTCAGGTACAGgcttaaatgccttttttttttcctgaatatgaATTCATGTAGATAGGCTCTGAGTGAACTAAAGTGCTTTGTAAAGAATCTACTTGACAACAACTTTGAATAATCAGTTAAAACAAAGTGAAGAAATGAATTCCATCAGTGGCAAATGATGCTAATATCTCATCTGTTTGTTAATAGGAAGAAGAATGACCAGCAACACTTATATCCGCATGATTCTGGGGGCTTGGCTCAATGGTCTCTTTTGGGCTTTGATGCCTATCATAGGGTGGGCTAGTTATGCCCCAGATCCTACTGGGGCTACTTGTACCATAAACTGGCGGAAAAATGATGCGTAAGAGACACATTTTCACTTTACAGTAATCAAATGCTTCTAATGTAGACATTCTCTCATCATTTCAAATTTAAGCTCAGATCAAATGTTTTGCACACAGTGTGGCCAAGTGCTTCCTGTGTAGTGATGATGTGATTCCAGCACTGCATTATGCTTGTTTGCAAGTGAAGGCCATCAAGCTCCCTTGTTCCCTTACCctcttctgtcctctctctcctgaGCACCCATTCAGTACTGGTATCTCAGGGGTAGAATCTGAAAGGGAAGATGGAGCGTTAGTATCGCCAGACAGCATGTGGCTGTCCCGAAAGCCGAAAGCTCCGGCTGACTCCCTACTATCTTTTCAGGATGATCTGGTGATAAAGCTGAAATGACACAGCAAACGCACAGTCACCGGAAGGACTTGCTTACTCCTTAGTGGTGCTCTTCTGTATTTACCAGGGAAAAGAGGGTAACTCAGtttgttaaagaaaatgaaagatgactCAGAAAAACTGGTAGAAAATTTCTAACTCTCAAACTAAATCTAAATCTTAAACTTTTTGTAAAGGgtcaacaagaaaatattttaggctttaccGACAAGACTGTCTCTGTTATAATTGTTCAACCCTGcctgtgaaagcagccatagacagtatGTAAATGAATGTAGTTccaataaagtttaatttacaaagaCAGACGACAGACTGGGTGTGGCCCATAGGCCATAGTTTTGCCACCCTCTAGTCTAAATGAACTAGTTAAATATCCTTCCTAAGCTACGTCATAATATAGTGACTATTGAACAGTGCcaggattatttttaattattgtccTGTTTCCTTTCCCCTATTCAGCACATTAAACAAATAGTGATATAATGATTCCCTTTTCTTATTTTCagatcttttgtttctttcacgATGACAGTTATTGCGGTAAATTTTATTGTGCCCTTGACAGTGATGTTTTACTGCTATTACCATGTCACTCGATCCATTAAATGTCATATTACTAGTAACTGCACTGAGTACCTCAACAGAGACTGGTCAGATCAGGTAGATGTAACAAAGGTAAGACattaaaatccttaaaatgtCTTTGTAATGGAGCTTTTACACATATGTGGTCCATATTACCATCACCTCTCCCCAACAcctgatttttactttttggctctttttcttgtgtttgtctCCATATTTCTAAATGATGTGTTTATCTGCTGTTTTGGATATTTTTGTTTGCTATTACTCTTGATTTCCTACTATGGATCATGAGAATTTATTTCTCTTACACCATCTGTCCTACTCCTCCACCCCaacctttctctttcctcatcttgTCAGCATAATGTTAATATTTGGTTACATTATTGTACCTTATTGTAACtacttaaattttgtttattgtagATCTCTGTATGGTTCtgtgatttgtattttttgatacaatttttaattttggggttaatcattcattttctttttttctcttcctcctctcagtcccctcttctgctcttcctctatcctccccactccccataGTTTTGTTTGCTCACTGTTCTGTGTATCGGTCACTAATTCATCTCTAAACTCCCGACCAGAAGCGCCAATCTCCTCTCTATTTTCAAATGCATCAGAGACTACTTGACTTTATCCTTTTCTTGGAACTGTCCCTCCCGGCATTCTCACGCATCTTGCTCTACACTGGCCCTTCTCTAAGACCACTGCCGGCATCCTCAGATCTCCTTATCGACAGCTGGGAATGCCTGTGGCCTCTCTCGTGGGTTGGATCGCCTGTTTTCTGGCTTGCAtatcttcccttttttttggTTACTCGCTCTCATTTGGTGGAGCACATTCTCAAATAGATTTCTGAGGAGGTTATAGggagataaatttttaaatattttgttgccTGAAACTGTCTTAATTCTATGATCATATTTGACTGTTTGCCTCGCATGGAATTTTAAGTAGAACAATGATTTTCgaagaattttgaaggcattgctCTAGAGTCTCCTAGCTTCCGGTGTTGCTATTGTGAAAGCTGGCAGCATTATGGTGACTGACCCTTTGTAGTGTTCTATGTGTTCTCTCTGGAAGCTTGGAGGATCATCTCTGTTTCTCCAATTTTCTGGAATTTCATGCTGATGTGCCTTGAGGGGCCTCTTTATTCACCCATGTTCTGGGTACTTGGTGAGTGCATTCAATAAGAAGACTCAAGTCTTCCCCTTCTGGGAGATTTCTTGTATTATTTCTCTGGTGATTTCCttcctatgttttgttttgcctttttttctgttctttttttctggaagttttttttttttttttttatattgaatcTCCTGAATATATCTtctaattttcttaaatgttctttCCTATGTTGTCCCTGTCTtggactttgtttttgtttctcctttctgcaAGATTTCCTCAACCATGTCCCGGTCTGGGATTGGGTGAGAAAAGTGAGGCTCAAGCCTTGGGTGCAAGATTCAAACAGGCACCAAAAAACTCAGCAATTCAAAAAAAAGTAGTTaatgtagtattttttaaaaatcaaatttaatgtcacatcagagagagagagacaaaggataagagactcttaactctaggaaacaaactgagggttgctggaggggagggggatggggggatggggtaactgggtgatgggtattaaggtgggcacttgatggaatgagaactgggtgttatatgcaactggtgaatcactaaactctacctctgaaactaataatacactatatgttaattgattttaaataaaaaaatagttaaaaaacccatattgaacaaaatataaaattttaaataaagacaggatctGACCCTGCACTTGCATGACTCACCTCATTACCCTAATCCTGGCTGACCACATCATTCAACCTTgccactgcatttttaaaattctgccctttattttttagataggGTAAAggataaaaatggtttttatagATAAAAAGAGTTAATTTTACATCCTCTACTCCTTTCCAATAGCCTCCTCTTCTTGTTTTATGGATatatatcttctctcatttttgtGATGGTATTatgtacatatttacattttccttctgttcatcacatattttttgtttccccTGAATTTCTGTACCACTGTTTTTggccatctttttaaaaaaattattattgaagtatagttggcatacaatgttatattagtttcaggtgtacaacatagtgattcagtgaTTCTCCACATTACACAATATTCACCACAATAAttgtagctaccgtctgtcatcatacaatgttattaccATATTATTGACTCtactccctatgctgtacttttcatccctatgactttatttattttataactggaagtttgtaccacttaatccccttcacctactttgcccatccccctatgttcctctcctctggcaaccaccagttctctgtatttatgagtctatttccgTTTTctgtctgttcatttgttttgtttcttagattccatatataaatgaagtcatatggtattttctttctctgacttatataccttctaggtccatccatgttgctacaaatggcaagatttcattttttatggctaagtaatattcctgtgtgtgtgtgtgtgtgtgtgtgtgtgtgtgtgcgcgcgccaTTTTCGTCTCTGcctgtcagtttgtttcctcaatGTCTGGTGGTCAATGACTGTCTTCTGCATATTTAAGAGTGATGCACTAAAAAGCTGATTGTAAGCTCTGGGCATCCTTGTTCACTGGGATGTTCCTTTGGGGGAATTTCTGATGCTCTGtatctccatgtattttcttttgggCTGGTCAATTTTCAAGGAGAAGATTCTTTCATGTTCCTGAGTGGGAAGCACAAGTCTGTTTCCCATACTCTTATGGCTCAGAACAAGGAGGGGACAGTGCAGCACCCCTCTTTCTAGTATAGTGCTCCAGCTCTCAGCAGCCCAGTGCCCCCTAGTTTCCTGTCTTTTACACTGAACCTCTGGATTCttctggggagaggaaggggagttgCCTGGCTGAGTGAGGGGGTTCAGAAATCTAATTGCTTCTTTCTGCAGGTTTCAGTGAGTTCTGCTATTTTAAGTTCCATGTGCAGCCCCACATTCAAAGCTAGCTTGTTACCTCCAATTCCAGGGACTTTATGTAGTTCTGTGGAATGGATTAGTCTGTATTTAGTTTTCCCTCACTGCTGgctcttttaaaaaagttgtacttatttttaaattattcttgtgTCTGATAAGTAATTTGCTGCTTGTCCAGTGGttgttcagttttaatttttacaaagctATTGTCTAATCTGTGATTCTCAATCCTTatgggtttttatctttttttttttaaagattttatttatttacttgagagagagagagagaaagagaatgagcagggtggaggggcagagggagagggagtagcagacccccacccctgctgagcaaggagcccgacgtctTGGGGGCAATCCCAAGagccccggatcatgacctgagccaaaggcagatgcttaaccaactgagccacccaggcactcctgggtttttatctttttaaacctCTTTCCATCATTTTAGTGGACAATCAATAAGGAACAATGtaaaagttataattttttatttaaacaagatGCAAGGGGAACTTCTTTACAAAACTATCTACACTGTACTTGTATATCAAGCTCAAATTGTCTGTATTAGAATACAATGAACTCAAAATAGGATTTTGTGTTTTTCCAGATTGAATTTAGAAagttagaaagttattttttttagatgagcATATGATGACAGTGCGGGGGGAAAAGCACAATGCCAGCAGTCCATAGCACAATTACTAGAAGTGGGTTAGGAGTGGGTTTTCATCTGCCTCTCATCAAAGCCAGCTTTTGTATTCTTCCCTAGCACACTAAAAGAAAGAGGtcattctttacatttgtttaaCGTTCTATCCATTTAACAAGCTCTTGTTATCATAGAGGACTTGAGGCACACAAGCAAAGTGTAACGAGGTTTGGAAAAGTTCAGTTTTTCTTCTATGTCATCAACAACATAAACTTATTCAAATTCCGATCTAGATAATTTTTcatgctattttaaatatattagctATTTCAATATTTTAGATATTGGGTTTgccaaatactgattttttttacagatgtCTGTGATAATGATACTTATGTTTCTGGTGGCGTGGTCCCCTTATTCCATCGTGTGCTTATGGGCTTCTTTTGGTGACCCAAAGAAGATTCCTCCCTCAATGGCCATCATAGCTCCGCTATTTGCAAAATCTTCTACATTCTACAATCCCTGTATTTACGTGGTTGCTAACAGAAAGT includes the following:
- the RRH gene encoding visual pigment-like receptor peropsin, with amino-acid sequence MLRNNLDNSTDSKNEDGSVFSQTEHNVVAAYLITAGIISIFSNLIVLGIFIKYKELRTPTNAIIINLAVTDIGVSSIGYPMSAASDLYGSWKFGYAGCQIYAGLNIFFGMASIGLLTVVAMDRYLTICSPDTGRRMTSNTYIRMILGAWLNGLFWALMPIIGWASYAPDPTGATCTINWRKNDASFVSFTMTVIAVNFIVPLTVMFYCYYHVTRSIKCHITSNCTEYLNRDWSDQVDVTKMSVIMILMFLVAWSPYSIVCLWASFGDPKKIPPSMAIIAPLFAKSSTFYNPCIYVVANRKFRKAMFAMFKCQTHQAMPVTSILPMDVSQNPLTPGRN